The Spirosoma sp. SC4-14 DNA window TCGTCGGACGAAACCGTTGCGGCCCCATCCAGCGGAATATAGATCCGAGTGCCTTTATTACTGGCAACGTTAGCCCGAATAGTGAGATTATCGAGTGGGCCATAAAGTTCGGCCTTTCCCGTAACAACCGCCTGCCCGTAGAACAGGTCGTTGTCTTTAACGGTTGTATTTAGAATTTTAAAATTTTTCAGATCGGCATCGAACCCCAATGTAAAGTAGCGAAATCCGTCGTGATAAACACCCCCCCGAACCTGAGCCGTATTACCGTCGGGGTCACGCAGGGTTAGTTTTCGGGCAATGATTTCGTTTTCGCCAAAATAAATTTTGTCATCAAATGTAAAGTCGACCTTGAGGTAATCAAATCGGCCACGGCCACCCGTTATGGTTACGTCGCCATTTAGTATGGGCGCACCGGGTGTACCCGAAATAGCCACAACACCGGCTGCCGTTCCACCCAAATTCGAGAACAAATCCGTTGTGAAGGCTTCCAGTATATGCAGATCGGCATTATTGACATTTGCCTTCAACGCCAGGGGGTCGGTTTTCAATTCGGGTTTGTAAGTACCCGTAAGCGTCAGCACATCGGTTCCATTCCGGTTCAGATTAGCATTCACATTGAGTCGTTGCGTTGCCTGATCCCAGGCTGCCCGGCCGTGCAGATTTCCTACCAGCGCTTTTTCGTAGGAGAGTGTATCAACCGTAAATTCGCTTTCGATAATGGGGGTTGCATATACGTCGCGTATGGTTGCGGTCCCATTGAGCGTTCCGCCCAACTTTGTGCGTAACAAAGGATTCAACGACCGGAGCAGAAAATTCTGCGCTTGCAGATTCATCCGCTGAACTGAATCGGCCGATAATTTACCCGACACCCGAATCAATTGATCCAGGTTTTCGACCGACAGATTCTGAACAGTATACTCATCACCCACTTTCCGAATCAGGCTGGCCGGGTTAAGCGTCCAGTCACCATCCAGCACCCGCACCTTCGATCGGTTAAACGTCAGATCGACGGCATCGCCCTTGAACCGCATCGTACCGTTCAACTCGGCCCGATTTGTGCTGCCTACCTGTTCAATACTGCTGGTAAAGTTGATGTGATCGACATCCCACGATGCTTCGGCCTGCCAATTACGGGTTGGCAATAACGAACTTAACGTCTGCCGCTGTGAGGTCAGAATGGCCGACGCCAAAACGTCGCCGTCGTAGGTAAATTTCGATGTTGTCAGGTCCAGATCGCTGGGGCCAAAACCCAGCTTCCCGAATCGCAAGGAGTCGGTTTTAACGGTGGCAGTCAGGAAGGCAGTATTATCTTCCGTAAATCGGCCTTCCAGCCGCGAAGCCGGAGCTATATAAATCCTGGGATTCAGGAAAGCGATTAATGGATCAATATCTTTGGCAATAAACTGATAATCGATAGTATATCGCTCAAAAAGAACATTTTTTCGCTTACTGAGCTGTTGTTTTCTCTGCTCATAATAGGCTTTCATACCAGCCGCATCACCCGCAAAATGCATCTGGTATTCGCGCACCAGCCGGGTCAGGTCATCAATCGTTTGCTGAGGCTGAAAGTTACCCTGAAGGCGTGTCGTCAGAAAATCCGAATTAAGGTCAAAATAACGTTGCGTGCCAATTGAGTCGCGCCGTTCAATAGACGACAGCAGGGTCAGCGTACCGATGTTCAGGTTACGTTTATTCAGGCTAACCTCACTATTATAAAAACTGGCATTACCCACAATATCATCGAGCGTATTACCCTCCAGCTTCAGATCCAGATCGGTTTTAACAACCAGCGAATCAGACAAATAGCCCATGGCCCGCAAATCGGCGTGTCGAACAACTCCTTGTATGTCGTATCGGTTTCGTGGCTTCCGCAAATTAAACTCACCCGACAGCGAAAAATTCAGGTTAGGGTCGCTCAGATCCAACTGCCCCTGAAAAAATGCCTTCTGTAAATTTCCACGGGCCGCTACGTTCCGATAATCGTAGCCCTGCCAGCCAAAACGGCTCAACCGGCTATCGATGTCAATACTGGCTCGTTCGATATCAGTGCCATGACCAACTATTTTTCCTTCGCCATCCAGCTTACCAAATTGGGCTGGCTGGTCAATTAGTTGCCCGATCTCCAGATTTTCACTCCGCAGGTTAGCCGTATAGGTTGTCTGGTCGGAGTTATCGGCCAGCTTCAAGGCCAAATCACCTATTACGGTGCCGATGCTGGTCCGAAATTCGCCCTTTGCCTTAAAATTATCGAATGCGCCTACAAATGTGGTTTTGAAGGCCACCGTACCCAATTTTTGAATCGTATGATTAAATGCGGTATCGGGATAATACTGCCGAATATCGGCCATATTCACCTCCGACGGTGTAAAGTCGAAATCAACAGTTGTACGGTCAATATCGGGCAATCCTTTCCAGGCTATTGTTCCCGCCAACCGGCTACGGGCTCCAGCCCCAAATCGAAGATCCGTACGACTCAATCGAAAGTCATTGACTGTACCCGTAAATACACCCGTCAGAAACCAGGTTTCGTTCAGTTCGCGCAGGTATTCGGAAAAGTAGCCTAAATCGTTCGACTTCACTTCACTATCGCGGAAGTTTGCATGCATCAGCACACGGCTGTTGAAATCACCAAATGCCGATGGTTTGTCGTATAGAAATGTGATATTGTTCCTAATAATCGAGTTGCCGATATGCGCATCGAGCTTCGCCAGCTCCATTTTTGTATTACAGTACAAAAACTGTGTATCGAGCTTTCGTATTTTAATTTTCGAGTCCCGATCAAAGCCCGATAAGCCCTTAAGGTCAAGGGCAATGGTATCGCCAAGCACCAGAAAATTGCTAACTTCGGCGGTCAGGTTTTTCAGGGTAAAATGGTTGTAATCGAAGCGGTTACGATCGTGCATGAAGGGCTCACGCGGGTCTTCGAGCGTGTAAGCTCCTTCAACCAGGTGGATGTGGCTAACCGTAAACGGAACGTTCTGATCAGGAATACTGGGCTTTGTTGGATCGGATGTCAGTTCTTCGATACGGGCAATAAATTCATCGAGATTCGTATCGCCCGTTTTCGGATTTTTGATCATCCGTACATCTGGGCGATATAGCACTATTTCGTCCAGATGAATAGTATGTGCTGATGAATCGATAAGATTTTGCAGATCGTAATCGGCATCGAGCCGTCCAACCTGAATCATTGGACGCCCTTCGCGATCGCGAATACGAATTCCGGTCAACGTAACCGAATCGAACCATTTAATTGAAACACCCTGAATATCAACCGGAAACTGGAGTTTATCGGATAAGCGCGTGGCCAATTCGCTCACCACCCGAGTCTGTACAGCCGGTATTTGCAGCCCCAGCACAATGCCTAGCAGCAAGCCCGTTACCGTTAGTAGCAGGTAGAGCAGTGTTTTAAGGAATATGGCGAAGAATTGACGCATTCGGGCCAGAAATGCCTAATATACAATGATTAACAGAAAAACCGTTACCGTTTAGACTTGTTATTAAAGATTCGTCATTTATTATTTCCAGTAATGACGAATGACTTATGCACCAATGACATTCATACTATGTTCATCAGACAACTACCAGAGGGAACGGTTTAGTATCAACTTCCATTATATATTCTACAACAATCATTATCTATTAGTTTTGTACGGTGAATATTTTAGCCATTGAATCTTCCTGCGACGAGACATCGGCTGCCGTTTTAGCTGACGGTCAGCTCAAATCCAATATCATTGCTACGCAGTTGGTTCATGAACAGTATGGCGGAGTAGTGCCTGAGCTGGCCTCCCGCGCCCATCAACAGCATATTTTACCGGTTGTGGCCCGAGCGTTAGCCGACGCAAATATAGCCAAAACCGACCTGTCGGCCATTGCTTTTACGCGTGGTCCGGGTTTACTGGGTTCATTGCTGGTTGGCGCTTCGTTTGCTAAAGCACTGGCGCTGGGCCTGAACATCCCGCTAATTGAGGTCAATCATATGCAGGCTCACATTCTGGCTCACTTCATCGATGACCAGGAGGGTGCATCTCCGAAACCCAAACCCAGCTTTCCGTTTCTGTGTCTGACCGTGAGCGGAGGGCATACGCAACTGGTTCAGATCAACAGTCCACTCGACATGGAGGTTATCGGCCAAACTCAGGACGACGCGGTTGGCGAAGCGTTCGATAAATCGGCAAAGTTGCTCAATCTGCCATATCCGGGCGGACCACTGATCGACAACTATGCCAGAACGGGCAATCCGCTGGCCTATAAATTCCCTATGGGCGAAATGCCGGGTCTGGATTTTTCATTTAGTGGTATTAAAACAGCCATTTTATATTTTCTCCGCGACAATGTTCGAGCGAATCCCGACTTTATTACGCAAAATCTACCCGATATTTGCGCCAGCATCCAGCATACGCTGGTGCAAATGCTGCTCACAAAACTAAAGCGGGCTGCTCGCGAAACTGGTATTCGCGATATTGCTATTGCGGGTGGCGTATCGGCAAACAGTGGGCTTCGATCAGCATTGACCCAACTGGGCACCGAGCAAAACTGGACTATCTATATTCCTCGTTTTGAGTACTGTACCGACAACGCAGCCATGATTGCGATGGCTGCTCATTTTAAATACATACAGGGTGATTTTACTGATCAAACTGTTAGCCCATTGCCCAGAATGAGTTTTTAACCATTTATGATTTACGGTATTCGGTTTACGGTTGCGTTGCGCGAGAAGGATGTTTGCTCTTATGCGAAGCAACCGTAAACCGAATACTATTCCCCACCAGCCATGATAACCATATCGGAACTCCATATTTATCCCATCAAATCGCTCGGTGGTATTTCGGTAACAGAAGCGGTTGTTGAAGCCAAAGGATTGCGTTTCGACCGCCGTTTTATGCTTGTTTCGCCCGATGGTCAGTTTATTACCCAGCGGGCAAATCAACAGATGGCGCTGATTGATGTGGCCATTGAGGGTACTCAACTACGGGTATGGCACCGCAACCAGCCCGATAATGTACTGGAACTGCCGTTACTCCCAGCCGATCGACCCCACGATCAGGAAACAATGCAGGTTAGCATCTGGGATAGTCATAACGTTCCGGCCGTTACCGTTGGCGAACATGCCGACCAATGGTTTTCCAATGCGCTTGGCCAATTGTGCCGGTTGGTGTTCATGCCCGAAAGCACGCACCGCACTGTCGATCCCAGGTATGCCCGCCAGCACGATGCGGTTAGCTTTGCCGATGGCTATCCCTATCTGCTGATTGGCGAATCGTCGCTCGACGAACTGAATCGCCGGTTGCCGTCCAGTCACGAGCATCCGGCTCAACCGCTCAGTATGATTCGGTTTCGCCCCAATATCGTCGTTAAGGGCAGCGATCCGTATGATGAAGATACCTGGGCGCATTTTCGCATCAACGATATTGATTTTTATGGTGTTAAACCCTGTGCTCGTTGTGTATTAACAACAATTGATCCGGCAACGGGCCACAAAGGCAAAGAGCCCCTCCGAACACTGGCCACCTATCGGCACTGGAACAATAAAATTTTATTTGGCCAGAATGTACTGGCCGAAGCAATGACGGCGGGCACGCTGGGAGCTCTACGGATTGGGCAAACGGTTGAGATACTGCACCGTCAGGAGCCGTGGCTGGCACCGCCCGTATCCGTTTTCTGAAATCGTATTGACTCCTGAAACCTACAAAGACTTTCGGAGTTTATGGCTATTAGTTACCTGTAAATAGAGTCCTTTGCTTACACCTTTACGCAACGCTTATTACCTGAGCCTACCAGTCGTATTCGGAGCCGTGTTGTCGAATCGTATGGCCGCCCGCTTATCCGACGTATCGCCAGTCCATTGGGCCACACCTATTGTACTGGCGTTGGTTGTATTTATTATTTATACGGTCGATCGACTGCTCGACATTCGTAAATCGGGCTTTTCGGCAACAGCCCGGCACAACTTTCACCATCGGTATGCTCCCCTGCTCTGGCGTGCAGTAGTGGGCGCTTCCCTTTTAGCCCTCGTCCTGACGTTCTTTCTGCCGGGTAGCGTTATCAGATTTGGCATCGTTCTGGGAGGTTTTTGTGCGGCCTATATAGGTGCCGTATTTCGGCTTCCGGCCCGGCACCCGGCATTGCTCCTGAAAGAACCGTTGGTAGCTGTTCTTTATTCGGTTGGTGTGTGGGGCAGTGTGTGGGTTCAGCGGCCAAAGCTTAGTGGGGTTGAATTTGTCGAGTTCCTGATGTTTTTGGGTATTGCATTTCAGAACCTACTGCTATTTGCCGTTATGGAAGATCAGGAATTTCCGAATCAGCCCGACTTTTCGCTGGCGACCGTCTGGGGAGCCGATCGAAGCGATACACTATTGCGCTGGCTGACCTTTCTGATTATTGCGACAGGGTTAGGGCTTTGCTTTTTTACTGTCGATCGTTTTGCACAACGATCGGCCATCATGCTGGCCATTATGAGCTTAACCTTATACGGCATCCAGCGCTATCCGGCTTATTTTCTTAACCATGAACGCTACCGTTGGCTGGGCGATGCCGTATTCTGGTTTCCAGCGCTGGTGCTCTAAGCAGCTATAGTAGGGTTATGCAGTATTGATTCGAGTCAATCTGGCTGAAGCAACTCCTCCGAATTCTGCCCGATATTTGTCTTATGAAAATCGATCATATAGCCCTTTGGGTTCGCGACCTGGAACAGCTACGGCAGTTTTACGAAACCTATTTCAATGCCGTTGCCAATGCTAAATACATCAATGACAAAACGGGCTTTTCGTCCTATTTTCTAACGTTTCCAGACGGAGGTTCCCGGCTCGAACTAATGCAGATGACCGGTATCCCAGACTCCCAAAACGATCCCTTTGCTCAGTTTTCGGGGCTAATCCATTTTGCCATTTCGGTTGGCAGCGAAACCACAGTCGATCATCTGACCCAACAACTGCGTGCCGATGGCTATACCATCGTGGGCGAACCACGGAGAACGGGTGATGGCTATTACGAAAGTGTAGTGCTCGACCCAGAGCTAAACAGAATCGAAATAACCAGCTAGGGAATCAGAACCGACGAATAGAATCCTTTAGCTATTTTTTTGTCTTTCAGAACCATTTCGTCGGGCTTCCCTTCTCTGGTTTTCACCCGATGCATCAGAATTTCCAGCAGAATATCGGTCATGTATTCGCGTTTATTGAATACAATGTCATGGCGGTTTTCGGGCAAAAGAAATTGTTTTACACGAGCATTGATCAAATGGTGCTGAGCAAATGACACATTGGTTGGATAGACCAGTTCGTCGCGCTGACCGTGCAACATAGTAATGTTAGCCTTGATTTTGGGCCAATCAGGCAAAATAGCTTCCAAAGCTTTACGGTGTGCCAGTTTTTCGTCGTTTGCCAGGCGAAGCAGTGGCGGTATTCCCCACCGCAACAGGGGCGTATCGACCCAGTGACTAATGGGATATGTTCGTTCCAGACCAGGCCCTAATGCCGACGACACAAACACGACATGATTGACGGCATCTGGATTGTTCATAGCCAACCGAGCCGATACAGAGCCGCCATATGAGGAGCCAACAACCATCAGATAGGGGGCATCTTTATAGCGGTCGATCAAAGGTTGCAAGAGCTTAGCTTGTTTTACAATAGATGTTTCAACCCGCCCAAAATCGGAATAACCATAGCCCGGTCGGTCTACAGCCACCAATTGGGCCCGGTTCAGCAGGCTGGTATCTTTAAAGAATTCATTAAAAAACGAAAGTGAACTAGGTGCTCCGTGCACAAACAACACAACAGGCAATGCCGAATCGCCGGGCAGAGCCGGTGTTTCCATAAAGCGGATTGTACGCATGGACTCATGCCCCAGCTTTACCTGGTAATAGTGTACTTTAGGCTGTATTCGTTGGCCGCGAAACTCTGCGATCAATTCCTCATCCGTCTGTCTAAAATCAATAAACCAGGCAACAACTAATGTACCAGAAGCCAAAACCAGAATTGTAAGCAAACTCCAGCGAAGAACAAGCAAAAACCGTTTCATATGCAGTGTCGTGTGATTGTATAACTGCAAATCGGCGGCCAAAGGTTTACGAAGCGCCCGAAAGCTTTCTAAACGGCAAACATTATTAAGATTGAACTGCCTTGTTTGGCAGAAAAAACAGCAAAACGTTATGAAAGAGAAAGCCGACGTTCCTGCTCAACTTAGCGAAATTGATCTGGATCAACCTGCTTCGGATACCCCTGGCGATTCGGCAACACTTCAGGAAACCCGTATTGCTCTTGGTGAGAAAGGCGCGCCAAAAAAGACAACAGAAGAAACGAATACGGCCCAAAAATAGGGAGCCGTGTCATGCGCCTGCGGGACATTTATTTCACTTCATTTTCTACCGCCAGAAAATGGGTTAACTCACCATTATTATCGTAGAGGGGGTCGATTTGTAGCCGACACAGATAAGATTCTCCGCCCTTGCGGTAATTTAATAGATCGGCTTTTACCGGATTAGCCCGCCGAAGCGACTCCCGAACGCGTAATAATGTTGCGGGATCGGTATCTGGTCCCTGTAGCATCCGTGGCGTTTGTCCGATGGCTTCTTTATGCGAATAGCCCGTCATAGTCAGAAAATTCCGACTGGTCCATAAAATAGTTTTCGACAGATCGGTCAGTATCAGCGTTGAGCCAGCCAGCAATTTCTTCACATAGGCATTACGCTGCCGCCGGGACATATTCCAGTCAAAAATCTCGCCTAGTTGTCGAAACAGGTCTGCCTCTTTACGGCTGGCTCGTTGCTGCGCCTGAGCCAACATAAAGATCTCAAAACAGGCAACAGGATATGATCGATTTCCTTCCTGCCGAGACCGACTATAGACCTTGTTCACGAGTTCTGCATAGGATTCGGATGTAAGCATAACATCGGAGAGGAAAGGGTTTTCATAGGAAAGATAGCAGGTAGCACTAGCAAAACCTAATTAAAGTAGCGTCAATAGGGCAGAGGTAAAGTCCATCGAAAAAAAAATTTCAATAGGAATAGGCTGATAGCCAATGGCTCTACCCTCTAACCAGTCAAAAGACATTATTTTTTTTACATCTCCTCTTGCGTGTAACACAGAAAGCGCCTACTTTTGTGCCACGATTTAGGAAAACGACTGGCAACAGTCTCCAAGATCAGAAATGGTTCGGTAGTTCAGTTGGTTAGAATACCTGCCTGTCACGCAGGGGGTCGCGGGTTCGAGCCCCGTCCGGACCGCCAACAAAAAAAGCACTTATCAGTAATGGTAAGTGCTTTTTTTTGTTATTAGGTACACCATTGTAAGGGGGATCAAGGACAAATTTTACGCGTTCCCCAATCCTATTAATGGTAGTATCTATCTCCACAACAGGGTCCAGTATAGGCAACATTATTATATCGGCTTAACCGTTTTACCGATGAGCCATGCCAGCGTAGCGAAAAGCCTATTATTATTGCATAGTCCGACCGACATTGCACAAACAATTCATCTATAAAAAATGAACAGTCCAATTCTCATCTTTCTTACGGGCGTTTCACTAACGCTCACCGCCTGTGGTCAGAGTACATCCAGTAACTCGGCCTCCGTGGAAACAAAAGACCCTAATTCGAACTACAAACCAGCCTTTGCAGGACAAACCAGAGTAGCCGCTGTCAAAACATCGACCAACTACGAAGGCAAGGTTCTGACAGAAACGCTGAAAAGTCCGTGGGGTATTACGAGCCTGCCCGACGGTCGGTTACTTATTACCGAAAAAGAAGGAACCATGCGTATTGCAACCCCAGCCGGAAAGGTTAGCGATCCCATTACCGGAATTCCTAAAGTAAATCCGTCGGGGCAGGGAGGGCTGTTAGGTATTCGCGTCGATCCGGCGTTCGAAACAAACCGGATGGTATACTGGGTGTTTTCGGAGCCAGGTTCGACGGGTAATGTTACCGCTGTTGCGAAAGGGAAGTTATCGGCCGACGAAAAAAAGATTGAAGGCGCTACGGTCATTTACCGGGCAACACCAGCCTATAATGGCAATCTGCATTATGGCGGCCGTATTCTGATTGATAAAGGTGGAAATCTGATCATCAGCACCGGCGAACGGTCAGACAAAGTGACCCGCCCGCAAGCGCAATCGCTCAATTCTGGACTTGGAAAGGTGATTCGGATCACTAAAGATGGGCAACCTGCTCCGGGCAATCCGTTTGCCAGCCAGGCAGGCACTCGCCCCGAGTTGTATTCATACGGACATCGGAATGTGCAGAGCCTGGCCTTCGATCCGGTATCGGGCGATTTGTGGGAAGGTGAGTTTGGGCCCAGAGGTGGCGACGAGATCAACCACATCGAACCCGGTAAAAATTATGGCTGGCCAACCATTACGTATGGCATTGAATACAGTGGCGAAAAAGTGGGGGAAGGCATTCAGCAAAAAGCCGGTCTTGAACAACCGGTTTATTATTGGGACCCATCGGTTTCGCCCAGCGGTATGACCTTCTATAGCAGCAATCGAATTCCTGAATGGAAGAACAATCTCTTTGTTGGCACGCTGAGTGGAATGCACATTGCTCGGCTTGTGATCAAAGACAACAAAGTGGTGGGCGAAGAGCGCCTGTTAGGCAACGAATACCAACGCTTTCGGGATATAACTCAGGGCAACGACGGTGCCTTGTATGCCATTACCGATCAGGGTAGACTTTATCGAATCGATAAGAAATAATACTTCAGCCAGAGCCTGCTAACGAGCAGGCTCTGGCATTTTTATGGAATAGGTGCTAAACTCTGGCTTATTTTTTCAGGGTATTATAGCCTACAGAACCCTTTAGGCTTGTCTCCAGTAGTTTGTTTTGCAGGTAGCTTACTCTTAACCATTATCGGCCCTGTGGCTCTTCATTAGCTGTAGCATCAACGCTGCCCCTAAGCCAACAAAAGCTCCCAGTGCGCCCCAGCCAATATCGGCCCACGTAAAATGGCGTTTCGGCAGCAAAAGCTGACCAATTTCCGCAATAAATACAACGCCAATCAGAATCAGCCACCAGATAATCCACCAATAGGGCGACTGTTGGCGACTTGCTATAATGGACCCGGCAAAAGCTCCTAAAAACAAAAACGGCACCGCTGTTCGCAAATCATCATTGGCATGACTGTCGGTCCAGCGGGCAACCCAGTGTGGCACAAACCATACTAAATTCAGTCGCGGGTCGGGTACCCAGCTCAAATAAAACACCAAAGCAATACCAAGCAAAAGTAGTATATACGTCAGACGCATTCGGACAGAGGTAGGATTGTATTGCAAACAAAACCAGATCAACTCCGCTAACGGCGGTCGGCCTAATCGGAGTTAAACCAAACAGTGCTTATCGCTTCAATCATGAATCGACTACTGATGCCTGGCAAAGATAGCAACTTGTGATGTTACCTTTCTTACACAGTGCATTATCTATGATTAATCAAATGCCCCTAAAAAAAACTCATAAAACTGTTACTCCTTCAGGAACGTTTATAAGAAACTGGTTGCACTATGTAAAAGGATACTTTGTCCAATCTATTTTCACTACACTAGCTTGAAGAGTATATTTAGGCTATCAATCAATGACTAGCCAATGACTGGCAAAACAGCATCCTCTACTGATGAAAGTAAAGCGCTCAGCGAGCGTTTAGATGTAAATTTTGCGCTGAAAGCGGCCCGCCTGGGCGTATGGGAACTTGATCCGATTACACGCCAGTTTACCTTCGACGACCGGTGCCGGGAACTCTTTGGACTCACAACCGGCGATCTGCTATCCTATGAGCAGGTACTGCGTTATATTCATCCAGACGATGTTGCTCGGGTCGATGACGCCATCGGCTGGGCAATGAACCGCGGCTCTACTGGCACTTATGATGTTACCCATCGCACCATTGGGGCTCACGATGGGCTATTCCGCTGGGTTCGATTTATTGGCCGCAGCTACTTCAACGACCAGGGAGACGTTTACCGTTTTGCGGGTGTGGCTCAGGATGTTACCAAAGATATACAGAATCAGAAACTGGAAGCCAGTGAGCAACGCTTTAGAAGTCTGATTGAAGAAGCTCCTGTAGCCACCTGTTTATTTGTTGGCCGCAATATGGTTATTGAAGTAGCCAATGAAGCCATGATGAAATTTTGGGGGAAAGGCGACAGCGTACTGAACAGGCCCCTGACCGAAGCCATTCCGGAGCTGGTTGGGCAACCTTTTCTGGATATTCTGGATAACGTTTTCACGACCGGACAGACTTACCATGCTTCGGCGTCTAAAGCCAATCTCGTTGTCGACGGCAAACCCGGAACCTATTATTTCGATTTCACCTATAAACCGCTGCTCAATGCCGCCGGTGATGTTTATGCCATTATGGATATGGCCGTCGATGTTACGGAACAGGTTATTGCCCGCCAGAAACTGGAAGAAAGCGAATTGTTTTCCCGTAGCATCATCGATAATTCACCCGTTGCCAAAATTGTCTTCGTTGGCGACGATATGGTGATCGAACGAGTTAATCAGAATATGCTTAAAATGCTGGGGCGAGATACGTCGATAGCCGGTATGCGGTTTGTTGAAGCCTTACCCGAACTAACACAGACTCCGCTTTTGGAACGGATGAAACACGTATTGGCCACGGGCGAAATGTATGTCCAGTCCGAAGAAAAAATTGAGCTGATCAAATATGGCCAACTGTATACGGGCTACTACAACTATGTATACAATGCTTTGCGCAACACATCGGGCGAAATTTATGGCATGATGGTTACGGCTACTGAAATAACGGAACAGGTGCTGGCCCGGCAAAAGGTAGAAGAAGCCGAAGAGTCGCTGCGGAGAGCCGTTGAGCTGGCAGAACTGGCTCCCTGGGAAATTGATCTGACCAGCAATCGGGTTACGTATAGCGATCGGATGAAGGAATGGATTGGCCTGTCAGACAATGAACAGCCTTTACAGCAAATTACTGACCATATTCCAGAAAATGATCGGGAACGTATCCGGTTAGCGCTCGAAAAAGCGATGCGCCCCGAAACCGATGGGCTCTACAATGAAGTACATACTATTGAAAATGCGCGAACAGGCCAATGCCGAATCATTCATGCACAGGCTAAAACCTACTTCGACAAGTTGGGAAAAGCCTATAAAATGATTGGTACGGCACAGGATATCACCGTTCAGAAAAGTTTGCAGTTAGCGCTGGAGCAGCAGGTTCAGGAACGAACCGAAGCCCTCGAAGCCTCTAATCAGGAGTTGGCCGAATTTAATAAACTACTTACCCGCTCGAACCAGAATCTCGAACAGTTTGCCTACATCGCCAGCCACGATTTGCAGGAACCATTGCGTAAGGTTCAGCAATTTGGCGATTTACTCCAGGCGCATTATATGGCCCAATTGGGCGAAGGAGCCGATTATATCCTGCGTATGCAGCAGGCCGCCTACCGGATGTCGACATTGATAAAAGACCTGCTGGCGTTTTCCCGGATTTCAACCCGAAAAGAAACCATTACGCTGGTATCGCTGACAGACATTGTCAGTACGGTGTTGCTCGATCTGGATCTGCGGATTCAGGAAACCAATGCCACCATTCGTGTCGATTCTTTACCGACTGTGCAGGGCGACCGATCGCAGTTGGGGCAGTTGTTTCAGAATCTGCTGAGCAATGCCCTGAAATTTCGTCGGCCCGACGTTGAACCCGTCATTCGAATTAGGGCTCAACAAGTTGCGGCTGCTGATTTACCTCCATCGGTAACTCCAACCCGAATGGCTGCCTCCTACTACCGGATCGATGTTATCGACAATGGCATCGGATTCGACGAAAAATACCTTGACCGTATTTTCCAGGTTTTTCAGCGACTACACGGCAAAAACCAATATGCAGGAACCGGCATAGGGTTGGCCATTTGCGAAAAAGTTGTCGATAATCATGGGGGAGCCATCACAGCAACCAGCCACCCCAACAAAGGGGCAACGTTCAGTGTTTTCCTGCCAATCTGATACCGCTATAT harbors:
- the tsaD gene encoding tRNA (adenosine(37)-N6)-threonylcarbamoyltransferase complex transferase subunit TsaD produces the protein MNILAIESSCDETSAAVLADGQLKSNIIATQLVHEQYGGVVPELASRAHQQHILPVVARALADANIAKTDLSAIAFTRGPGLLGSLLVGASFAKALALGLNIPLIEVNHMQAHILAHFIDDQEGASPKPKPSFPFLCLTVSGGHTQLVQINSPLDMEVIGQTQDDAVGEAFDKSAKLLNLPYPGGPLIDNYARTGNPLAYKFPMGEMPGLDFSFSGIKTAILYFLRDNVRANPDFITQNLPDICASIQHTLVQMLLTKLKRAARETGIRDIAIAGGVSANSGLRSALTQLGTEQNWTIYIPRFEYCTDNAAMIAMAAHFKYIQGDFTDQTVSPLPRMSF
- a CDS encoding translocation/assembly module TamB domain-containing protein → MRQFFAIFLKTLLYLLLTVTGLLLGIVLGLQIPAVQTRVVSELATRLSDKLQFPVDIQGVSIKWFDSVTLTGIRIRDREGRPMIQVGRLDADYDLQNLIDSSAHTIHLDEIVLYRPDVRMIKNPKTGDTNLDEFIARIEELTSDPTKPSIPDQNVPFTVSHIHLVEGAYTLEDPREPFMHDRNRFDYNHFTLKNLTAEVSNFLVLGDTIALDLKGLSGFDRDSKIKIRKLDTQFLYCNTKMELAKLDAHIGNSIIRNNITFLYDKPSAFGDFNSRVLMHANFRDSEVKSNDLGYFSEYLRELNETWFLTGVFTGTVNDFRLSRTDLRFGAGARSRLAGTIAWKGLPDIDRTTVDFDFTPSEVNMADIRQYYPDTAFNHTIQKLGTVAFKTTFVGAFDNFKAKGEFRTSIGTVIGDLALKLADNSDQTTYTANLRSENLEIGQLIDQPAQFGKLDGEGKIVGHGTDIERASIDIDSRLSRFGWQGYDYRNVAARGNLQKAFFQGQLDLSDPNLNFSLSGEFNLRKPRNRYDIQGVVRHADLRAMGYLSDSLVVKTDLDLKLEGNTLDDIVGNASFYNSEVSLNKRNLNIGTLTLLSSIERRDSIGTQRYFDLNSDFLTTRLQGNFQPQQTIDDLTRLVREYQMHFAGDAAGMKAYYEQRKQQLSKRKNVLFERYTIDYQFIAKDIDPLIAFLNPRIYIAPASRLEGRFTEDNTAFLTATVKTDSLRFGKLGFGPSDLDLTTSKFTYDGDVLASAILTSQRQTLSSLLPTRNWQAEASWDVDHINFTSSIEQVGSTNRAELNGTMRFKGDAVDLTFNRSKVRVLDGDWTLNPASLIRKVGDEYTVQNLSVENLDQLIRVSGKLSADSVQRMNLQAQNFLLRSLNPLLRTKLGGTLNGTATIRDVYATPIIESEFTVDTLSYEKALVGNLHGRAAWDQATQRLNVNANLNRNGTDVLTLTGTYKPELKTDPLALKANVNNADLHILEAFTTDLFSNLGGTAAGVVAISGTPGAPILNGDVTITGGRGRFDYLKVDFTFDDKIYFGENEIIARKLTLRDPDGNTAQVRGGVYHDGFRYFTLGFDADLKNFKILNTTVKDNDLFYGQAVVTGKAELYGPLDNLTIRANVASNKGTRIYIPLDGAATVSSDDQIRFVNRGAMPTSQTATAVAKSDAAPAIDLSRIQMDFNFDITPDAYCEIQFDRQTGDIIKAYGQGRLAMKVDTKGDFTMTGNYEIQQGEYTFTFQNIINKRFQIRPNSRITWTGDPYGALLDVTAAYTQYTSLSPLLATSSTSTDQTRRYPVDLVIKLNGDLGSPTISYDLDIKEYPASSDFRQAVTAFKSRIQSNDQELTRQVSSVLLFNQLLPEGTNLFDQGQVNSGVANSVSELISNQISRLASNLNENLDIGVSIGGFTSNTQNENLLNNLQLRFSYRLLNDRLRISRDGGFTYGQSQYNAASLLGEWTLEYFITPDGKFRAKVYNRNQTSILGQYGVNSTITTGGGLSFLYTRSFNRLFGGKRTTPGLVPDKPVSEPEPVLPTLSVGSGRSAF